In Humulus lupulus chromosome 6, drHumLupu1.1, whole genome shotgun sequence, a single genomic region encodes these proteins:
- the LOC133782200 gene encoding pathogenesis-related homeodomain protein isoform X5, translating to MRGSKVSPLTKKKDENSLKKETDKNTTIRKLIEKKVLHNKKLGTKSSKKLSSLKRQYEKIEPSCEKTRRRQKRKKANNEELDEASRLQRRIRYLLIKMKLEQNLIDAYSGEGWKGQSREKIKPENELQRAKKQILKYKLSIRDAIRQLDSLSSVGSIEDSVMAPDGSVYHEHKCLDPPLDTENNQGWFCRFCECRMEIFEAVNAHLGTYFSMNNSWEDVFEGEAALPEDANASLHPDVEWPSDDSEDENYDPERKENSNSISGADSDDNVWEDEFSSDGSVGSDESDAGVVCGRRQRRDVDYRKLYDEMFGKDAPPYEQISEDEDWGPAKRKRREKESDAASTLMTLFESEKVNSDVDVEDVGRKLPPEAQIRRSFFRIPRIAVERLRQVFAENELPSRDVKENLSKELGLDSEKVSKWFKNARYLALKTRKAEGVKQVHTLSPGPHFMSDNTSTETVVHVVKNKKPCQRKRPKSLSSPSKMKHRKKSSVTSPANRKKEESVELSDDVTLKKLLKERTKEKKKLNLFAGVGCEDAEAEMERLCQAKGRLETLKQKLLKFQNNKSNNKSKHPLNEPSVIYVPVAELREKA from the exons ATGCGCGGTAGCAAGGTTTCTCCTTTAACTAAGAAGAAAGATGAGAACTCTTTAAAGAAGGAGACTGATAAGAATACCACCATTAGAAAACTGATTGAGAAAAAAGTATTACATAATAAGAAACTTGGTACTAAATCTTCAAAGAAACTCTCTTCCTTGAAGCGTCAATATGAAAAGATTGAACCAAGCTGTGAGAAGACGAGGAGGAGACAGAAAAGGAAGAAGGCTAATAATGAGGAGTTAGATGAAGCTTCTCGCTTACAGAGGAGAATAAGGTACCTCTTGATCAAAATGAAATTGGAGCAGAACCTTATTGATGCTTATTCTGGTgaaggttggaaaggacaaag TCGAGAAAAGATTAAGCCAGAAAATGAACTTCAAAGGGCGAAGAAGCAGATTTTGAAGTATAAGCTCAGTATTCGAGATGCCATTCGACAGCTGGATTCACTTAGTTCGGTAGGAAGCATTGAAGATTCTGTTATGGCTCCAGATGGATCTGTTTACCATGAACAT AAATGTCTTGATCCTCCATTGGACACTGAGAATA ATCAAGGATGGTTTTGCAGATTTTGCGAGTGTAGAATGGAAATTTTCGAAGCAGTTAATGCTCATCTCGGGACATATTTTTCCATGAATAATAGTTGGGAG GATGTTTTTGAGGGAGAAGCGGCTTTACCTGAAGATGCAAATGCATCACTTCATCCTGATGTTGAATGGCCTTCAGATGATTCTGAAGATGAAAATTATGAcccagagagaaaagaaaatagCAACAGCATTAGTGGGGCAGATTCTGATGACAATGTGTGGGAGGATGAATTTTCGTCTGATGGTAGTGTTGGATCAGATGAATCAGATGCTGGAGTAGTATGTGGCCGCAGGCAAAGAAGAGATGTTGATTATAGGAAGTTATATGAT GAAATGTTTGGGAAAGATGCTCCGCCATATGAGCAAATTAGTGAGGATGAAGATTGGGGTCCTGCCAAAAGAAAGCGAAGAGAGAAAGAGTCTGATGCTGCTAGTACCCTTATGACACTTTTTGAAAGTGAGAAAGTAAATTCAGATGTTGATGTTGAGGACGTGGGAAGGAAACTCCCTCCTGAAGCACAAATTAGGAGGTCATTTTTCAGAATTCCTCGGATTGCTGTTGAG AGGCTTCGTCAAGTTTTTGCTGAGAATGAACTCCCATCTAGAGATGTGAAGGAGAATCTATCAAAGGAATTAGGTCTCGATTCTGAAAAG GTTAGCAAATGGTTCAAAAATGCTCGTTATTTAGCTTTGAAAACAAGGAAG GCAGAGGGAGTAAAACAGGTTCACACTTTGAGTCCTGGTCCACACTTTATGTCAGACAATACCTCAACAGAAACTGTGGTTCATGTTGTAAAGAATAAGAAGCCGTGTCAGAGAAAGCGCCCAAAGTCGCTAAGCAGCCCTTCGAAGATGAAGCACCGCAAGAAATCCTCTGTGACGTCACCTGCAAATAGGAAGAAGGAG GAATCTGTGGAGTTGAGCGATGATGTGACCTTGAAGAAGCTCTTAAAAGAAAGGACTAAAGAGAAGAAGAAGCTCAATTTGTTTGCTGGGGTTGGATGTGAAGATGCAGAAGCAGAAATGGAGAGACTCTGTCAAGCCAAAGGTAGATTGGAAACTTTAAAGCAGAAACTGCTAAAATTTCAAAACAACAAATCTAACAACAAATCTAAACATCCTTTGAACGAGCCCTCTGTGATTTATGTTCCAGTGGCAGAGCTAAGGGAAAAGGCTTGA
- the LOC133782200 gene encoding pathogenesis-related homeodomain protein isoform X3 — protein sequence MRGSKVSPLTKKKDENSLKKETDKNTTIRKLIEKKVLHNKKLGTKSSKKLSSLKRQYEKIEPSCEKTRRRQKRKKANNEELDEASRLQRRIRYLLIKMKLEQNLIDAYSGEGWKGQSREKIKPENELQRAKKQILKYKLSIRDAIRQLDSLSSVGSIEDSVMAPDGSVYHEHIFCAKCKSREAFPDNDIILCDGTCNSAFHQKCLDPPLDTENIPPGDQGWFCRFCECRMEIFEAVNAHLGTYFSMNNSWEDVFEGEAALPEDANASLHPDVEWPSDDSEDENYDPERKENSNSISGADSDDNVWEDEFSSDGSVGSDESDAGVVCGRRQRRDVDYRKLYDEMFGKDAPPYEQISEDEDWGPAKRKRREKESDAASTLMTLFESEKVNSDVDVEDVGRKLPPEAQIRRSFFRIPRIAVERLRQVFAENELPSRDVKENLSKELGLDSEKAEGVKQVHTLSPGPHFMSDNTSTETVVHVVKNKKPCQRKRPKSLSSPSKMKHRKKSSVTSPANRKKEESVELSDDVTLKKLLKERTKEKKKLNLFAGVGCEDAEAEMERLCQAKGRLETLKQKLLKFQNNKSNNKSKHPLNEPSVIYVPVAELREKA from the exons ATGCGCGGTAGCAAGGTTTCTCCTTTAACTAAGAAGAAAGATGAGAACTCTTTAAAGAAGGAGACTGATAAGAATACCACCATTAGAAAACTGATTGAGAAAAAAGTATTACATAATAAGAAACTTGGTACTAAATCTTCAAAGAAACTCTCTTCCTTGAAGCGTCAATATGAAAAGATTGAACCAAGCTGTGAGAAGACGAGGAGGAGACAGAAAAGGAAGAAGGCTAATAATGAGGAGTTAGATGAAGCTTCTCGCTTACAGAGGAGAATAAGGTACCTCTTGATCAAAATGAAATTGGAGCAGAACCTTATTGATGCTTATTCTGGTgaaggttggaaaggacaaag TCGAGAAAAGATTAAGCCAGAAAATGAACTTCAAAGGGCGAAGAAGCAGATTTTGAAGTATAAGCTCAGTATTCGAGATGCCATTCGACAGCTGGATTCACTTAGTTCGGTAGGAAGCATTGAAGATTCTGTTATGGCTCCAGATGGATCTGTTTACCATGAACAT ATATTTTGTGCAAAGTGTAAGTCACGTGAAGCTTTTCCTGATAATGATATTATACTCTGTGATGGAACATGCAATTCTGCTTTTCATCAGAAATGTCTTGATCCTCCATTGGACACTGAGAATA TTCCCCCGGGAGATCAAGGATGGTTTTGCAGATTTTGCGAGTGTAGAATGGAAATTTTCGAAGCAGTTAATGCTCATCTCGGGACATATTTTTCCATGAATAATAGTTGGGAG GATGTTTTTGAGGGAGAAGCGGCTTTACCTGAAGATGCAAATGCATCACTTCATCCTGATGTTGAATGGCCTTCAGATGATTCTGAAGATGAAAATTATGAcccagagagaaaagaaaatagCAACAGCATTAGTGGGGCAGATTCTGATGACAATGTGTGGGAGGATGAATTTTCGTCTGATGGTAGTGTTGGATCAGATGAATCAGATGCTGGAGTAGTATGTGGCCGCAGGCAAAGAAGAGATGTTGATTATAGGAAGTTATATGAT GAAATGTTTGGGAAAGATGCTCCGCCATATGAGCAAATTAGTGAGGATGAAGATTGGGGTCCTGCCAAAAGAAAGCGAAGAGAGAAAGAGTCTGATGCTGCTAGTACCCTTATGACACTTTTTGAAAGTGAGAAAGTAAATTCAGATGTTGATGTTGAGGACGTGGGAAGGAAACTCCCTCCTGAAGCACAAATTAGGAGGTCATTTTTCAGAATTCCTCGGATTGCTGTTGAG AGGCTTCGTCAAGTTTTTGCTGAGAATGAACTCCCATCTAGAGATGTGAAGGAGAATCTATCAAAGGAATTAGGTCTCGATTCTGAAAAG GCAGAGGGAGTAAAACAGGTTCACACTTTGAGTCCTGGTCCACACTTTATGTCAGACAATACCTCAACAGAAACTGTGGTTCATGTTGTAAAGAATAAGAAGCCGTGTCAGAGAAAGCGCCCAAAGTCGCTAAGCAGCCCTTCGAAGATGAAGCACCGCAAGAAATCCTCTGTGACGTCACCTGCAAATAGGAAGAAGGAG GAATCTGTGGAGTTGAGCGATGATGTGACCTTGAAGAAGCTCTTAAAAGAAAGGACTAAAGAGAAGAAGAAGCTCAATTTGTTTGCTGGGGTTGGATGTGAAGATGCAGAAGCAGAAATGGAGAGACTCTGTCAAGCCAAAGGTAGATTGGAAACTTTAAAGCAGAAACTGCTAAAATTTCAAAACAACAAATCTAACAACAAATCTAAACATCCTTTGAACGAGCCCTCTGTGATTTATGTTCCAGTGGCAGAGCTAAGGGAAAAGGCTTGA
- the LOC133782200 gene encoding pathogenesis-related homeodomain protein isoform X1 has protein sequence MRGSKVSPLTKKKDENSLKKETDKNTTIRKLIEKKVLHNKKLGTKSSKKLSSLKRQYEKIEPSCEKTRRRQKRKKANNEELDEASRLQRRIRYLLIKMKLEQNLIDAYSGEGWKGQSREKIKPENELQRAKKQILKYKLSIRDAIRQLDSLSSVGSIEDSVMAPDGSVYHEHIFCAKCKSREAFPDNDIILCDGTCNSAFHQKCLDPPLDTENIPPGDQGWFCRFCECRMEIFEAVNAHLGTYFSMNNSWEDVFEGEAALPEDANASLHPDVEWPSDDSEDENYDPERKENSNSISGADSDDNVWEDEFSSDGSVGSDESDAGVVCGRRQRRDVDYRKLYDEMFGKDAPPYEQISEDEDWGPAKRKRREKESDAASTLMTLFESEKVNSDVDVEDVGRKLPPEAQIRRSFFRIPRIAVERLRQVFAENELPSRDVKENLSKELGLDSEKVSKWFKNARYLALKTRKAEGVKQVHTLSPGPHFMSDNTSTETVVHVVKNKKPCQRKRPKSLSSPSKMKHRKKSSVTSPANRKKEESVELSDDVTLKKLLKERTKEKKKLNLFAGVGCEDAEAEMERLCQAKGRLETLKQKLLKFQNNKSNNKSKHPLNEPSVIYVPVAELREKA, from the exons ATGCGCGGTAGCAAGGTTTCTCCTTTAACTAAGAAGAAAGATGAGAACTCTTTAAAGAAGGAGACTGATAAGAATACCACCATTAGAAAACTGATTGAGAAAAAAGTATTACATAATAAGAAACTTGGTACTAAATCTTCAAAGAAACTCTCTTCCTTGAAGCGTCAATATGAAAAGATTGAACCAAGCTGTGAGAAGACGAGGAGGAGACAGAAAAGGAAGAAGGCTAATAATGAGGAGTTAGATGAAGCTTCTCGCTTACAGAGGAGAATAAGGTACCTCTTGATCAAAATGAAATTGGAGCAGAACCTTATTGATGCTTATTCTGGTgaaggttggaaaggacaaag TCGAGAAAAGATTAAGCCAGAAAATGAACTTCAAAGGGCGAAGAAGCAGATTTTGAAGTATAAGCTCAGTATTCGAGATGCCATTCGACAGCTGGATTCACTTAGTTCGGTAGGAAGCATTGAAGATTCTGTTATGGCTCCAGATGGATCTGTTTACCATGAACAT ATATTTTGTGCAAAGTGTAAGTCACGTGAAGCTTTTCCTGATAATGATATTATACTCTGTGATGGAACATGCAATTCTGCTTTTCATCAGAAATGTCTTGATCCTCCATTGGACACTGAGAATA TTCCCCCGGGAGATCAAGGATGGTTTTGCAGATTTTGCGAGTGTAGAATGGAAATTTTCGAAGCAGTTAATGCTCATCTCGGGACATATTTTTCCATGAATAATAGTTGGGAG GATGTTTTTGAGGGAGAAGCGGCTTTACCTGAAGATGCAAATGCATCACTTCATCCTGATGTTGAATGGCCTTCAGATGATTCTGAAGATGAAAATTATGAcccagagagaaaagaaaatagCAACAGCATTAGTGGGGCAGATTCTGATGACAATGTGTGGGAGGATGAATTTTCGTCTGATGGTAGTGTTGGATCAGATGAATCAGATGCTGGAGTAGTATGTGGCCGCAGGCAAAGAAGAGATGTTGATTATAGGAAGTTATATGAT GAAATGTTTGGGAAAGATGCTCCGCCATATGAGCAAATTAGTGAGGATGAAGATTGGGGTCCTGCCAAAAGAAAGCGAAGAGAGAAAGAGTCTGATGCTGCTAGTACCCTTATGACACTTTTTGAAAGTGAGAAAGTAAATTCAGATGTTGATGTTGAGGACGTGGGAAGGAAACTCCCTCCTGAAGCACAAATTAGGAGGTCATTTTTCAGAATTCCTCGGATTGCTGTTGAG AGGCTTCGTCAAGTTTTTGCTGAGAATGAACTCCCATCTAGAGATGTGAAGGAGAATCTATCAAAGGAATTAGGTCTCGATTCTGAAAAG GTTAGCAAATGGTTCAAAAATGCTCGTTATTTAGCTTTGAAAACAAGGAAG GCAGAGGGAGTAAAACAGGTTCACACTTTGAGTCCTGGTCCACACTTTATGTCAGACAATACCTCAACAGAAACTGTGGTTCATGTTGTAAAGAATAAGAAGCCGTGTCAGAGAAAGCGCCCAAAGTCGCTAAGCAGCCCTTCGAAGATGAAGCACCGCAAGAAATCCTCTGTGACGTCACCTGCAAATAGGAAGAAGGAG GAATCTGTGGAGTTGAGCGATGATGTGACCTTGAAGAAGCTCTTAAAAGAAAGGACTAAAGAGAAGAAGAAGCTCAATTTGTTTGCTGGGGTTGGATGTGAAGATGCAGAAGCAGAAATGGAGAGACTCTGTCAAGCCAAAGGTAGATTGGAAACTTTAAAGCAGAAACTGCTAAAATTTCAAAACAACAAATCTAACAACAAATCTAAACATCCTTTGAACGAGCCCTCTGTGATTTATGTTCCAGTGGCAGAGCTAAGGGAAAAGGCTTGA
- the LOC133782200 gene encoding pathogenesis-related homeodomain protein isoform X2 encodes MRGSKVSPLTKKKDENSLKKETDKNTTIRKLIEKKVLHNKKLGTKSSKKLSSLKRQYEKIEPSCEKTRRRQKRKKANNEELDEASRLQRRIRYLLIKMKLEQNLIDAYSGEGWKGQSREKIKPENELQRAKKQILKYKLSIRDAIRQLDSLSSVGSIEDSVMAPDGSVYHEHIFCAKCKSREAFPDNDIILCDGTCNSAFHQKCLDPPLDTENNQGWFCRFCECRMEIFEAVNAHLGTYFSMNNSWEDVFEGEAALPEDANASLHPDVEWPSDDSEDENYDPERKENSNSISGADSDDNVWEDEFSSDGSVGSDESDAGVVCGRRQRRDVDYRKLYDEMFGKDAPPYEQISEDEDWGPAKRKRREKESDAASTLMTLFESEKVNSDVDVEDVGRKLPPEAQIRRSFFRIPRIAVERLRQVFAENELPSRDVKENLSKELGLDSEKVSKWFKNARYLALKTRKAEGVKQVHTLSPGPHFMSDNTSTETVVHVVKNKKPCQRKRPKSLSSPSKMKHRKKSSVTSPANRKKEESVELSDDVTLKKLLKERTKEKKKLNLFAGVGCEDAEAEMERLCQAKGRLETLKQKLLKFQNNKSNNKSKHPLNEPSVIYVPVAELREKA; translated from the exons ATGCGCGGTAGCAAGGTTTCTCCTTTAACTAAGAAGAAAGATGAGAACTCTTTAAAGAAGGAGACTGATAAGAATACCACCATTAGAAAACTGATTGAGAAAAAAGTATTACATAATAAGAAACTTGGTACTAAATCTTCAAAGAAACTCTCTTCCTTGAAGCGTCAATATGAAAAGATTGAACCAAGCTGTGAGAAGACGAGGAGGAGACAGAAAAGGAAGAAGGCTAATAATGAGGAGTTAGATGAAGCTTCTCGCTTACAGAGGAGAATAAGGTACCTCTTGATCAAAATGAAATTGGAGCAGAACCTTATTGATGCTTATTCTGGTgaaggttggaaaggacaaag TCGAGAAAAGATTAAGCCAGAAAATGAACTTCAAAGGGCGAAGAAGCAGATTTTGAAGTATAAGCTCAGTATTCGAGATGCCATTCGACAGCTGGATTCACTTAGTTCGGTAGGAAGCATTGAAGATTCTGTTATGGCTCCAGATGGATCTGTTTACCATGAACAT ATATTTTGTGCAAAGTGTAAGTCACGTGAAGCTTTTCCTGATAATGATATTATACTCTGTGATGGAACATGCAATTCTGCTTTTCATCAGAAATGTCTTGATCCTCCATTGGACACTGAGAATA ATCAAGGATGGTTTTGCAGATTTTGCGAGTGTAGAATGGAAATTTTCGAAGCAGTTAATGCTCATCTCGGGACATATTTTTCCATGAATAATAGTTGGGAG GATGTTTTTGAGGGAGAAGCGGCTTTACCTGAAGATGCAAATGCATCACTTCATCCTGATGTTGAATGGCCTTCAGATGATTCTGAAGATGAAAATTATGAcccagagagaaaagaaaatagCAACAGCATTAGTGGGGCAGATTCTGATGACAATGTGTGGGAGGATGAATTTTCGTCTGATGGTAGTGTTGGATCAGATGAATCAGATGCTGGAGTAGTATGTGGCCGCAGGCAAAGAAGAGATGTTGATTATAGGAAGTTATATGAT GAAATGTTTGGGAAAGATGCTCCGCCATATGAGCAAATTAGTGAGGATGAAGATTGGGGTCCTGCCAAAAGAAAGCGAAGAGAGAAAGAGTCTGATGCTGCTAGTACCCTTATGACACTTTTTGAAAGTGAGAAAGTAAATTCAGATGTTGATGTTGAGGACGTGGGAAGGAAACTCCCTCCTGAAGCACAAATTAGGAGGTCATTTTTCAGAATTCCTCGGATTGCTGTTGAG AGGCTTCGTCAAGTTTTTGCTGAGAATGAACTCCCATCTAGAGATGTGAAGGAGAATCTATCAAAGGAATTAGGTCTCGATTCTGAAAAG GTTAGCAAATGGTTCAAAAATGCTCGTTATTTAGCTTTGAAAACAAGGAAG GCAGAGGGAGTAAAACAGGTTCACACTTTGAGTCCTGGTCCACACTTTATGTCAGACAATACCTCAACAGAAACTGTGGTTCATGTTGTAAAGAATAAGAAGCCGTGTCAGAGAAAGCGCCCAAAGTCGCTAAGCAGCCCTTCGAAGATGAAGCACCGCAAGAAATCCTCTGTGACGTCACCTGCAAATAGGAAGAAGGAG GAATCTGTGGAGTTGAGCGATGATGTGACCTTGAAGAAGCTCTTAAAAGAAAGGACTAAAGAGAAGAAGAAGCTCAATTTGTTTGCTGGGGTTGGATGTGAAGATGCAGAAGCAGAAATGGAGAGACTCTGTCAAGCCAAAGGTAGATTGGAAACTTTAAAGCAGAAACTGCTAAAATTTCAAAACAACAAATCTAACAACAAATCTAAACATCCTTTGAACGAGCCCTCTGTGATTTATGTTCCAGTGGCAGAGCTAAGGGAAAAGGCTTGA
- the LOC133782200 gene encoding pathogenesis-related homeodomain protein isoform X4, which yields MRGSKVSPLTKKKDENSLKKETDKNTTIRKLIEKKVLHNKKLGTKSSKKLSSLKRQYEKIEPSCEKTRRRQKRKKANNEELDEASRLQRRIRYLLIKMKLEQNLIDAYSGEGWKGQSREKIKPENELQRAKKQILKYKLSIRDAIRQLDSLSSVGSIEDSVMAPDGSVYHEHKCLDPPLDTENIPPGDQGWFCRFCECRMEIFEAVNAHLGTYFSMNNSWEDVFEGEAALPEDANASLHPDVEWPSDDSEDENYDPERKENSNSISGADSDDNVWEDEFSSDGSVGSDESDAGVVCGRRQRRDVDYRKLYDEMFGKDAPPYEQISEDEDWGPAKRKRREKESDAASTLMTLFESEKVNSDVDVEDVGRKLPPEAQIRRSFFRIPRIAVERLRQVFAENELPSRDVKENLSKELGLDSEKVSKWFKNARYLALKTRKAEGVKQVHTLSPGPHFMSDNTSTETVVHVVKNKKPCQRKRPKSLSSPSKMKHRKKSSVTSPANRKKEESVELSDDVTLKKLLKERTKEKKKLNLFAGVGCEDAEAEMERLCQAKGRLETLKQKLLKFQNNKSNNKSKHPLNEPSVIYVPVAELREKA from the exons ATGCGCGGTAGCAAGGTTTCTCCTTTAACTAAGAAGAAAGATGAGAACTCTTTAAAGAAGGAGACTGATAAGAATACCACCATTAGAAAACTGATTGAGAAAAAAGTATTACATAATAAGAAACTTGGTACTAAATCTTCAAAGAAACTCTCTTCCTTGAAGCGTCAATATGAAAAGATTGAACCAAGCTGTGAGAAGACGAGGAGGAGACAGAAAAGGAAGAAGGCTAATAATGAGGAGTTAGATGAAGCTTCTCGCTTACAGAGGAGAATAAGGTACCTCTTGATCAAAATGAAATTGGAGCAGAACCTTATTGATGCTTATTCTGGTgaaggttggaaaggacaaag TCGAGAAAAGATTAAGCCAGAAAATGAACTTCAAAGGGCGAAGAAGCAGATTTTGAAGTATAAGCTCAGTATTCGAGATGCCATTCGACAGCTGGATTCACTTAGTTCGGTAGGAAGCATTGAAGATTCTGTTATGGCTCCAGATGGATCTGTTTACCATGAACAT AAATGTCTTGATCCTCCATTGGACACTGAGAATA TTCCCCCGGGAGATCAAGGATGGTTTTGCAGATTTTGCGAGTGTAGAATGGAAATTTTCGAAGCAGTTAATGCTCATCTCGGGACATATTTTTCCATGAATAATAGTTGGGAG GATGTTTTTGAGGGAGAAGCGGCTTTACCTGAAGATGCAAATGCATCACTTCATCCTGATGTTGAATGGCCTTCAGATGATTCTGAAGATGAAAATTATGAcccagagagaaaagaaaatagCAACAGCATTAGTGGGGCAGATTCTGATGACAATGTGTGGGAGGATGAATTTTCGTCTGATGGTAGTGTTGGATCAGATGAATCAGATGCTGGAGTAGTATGTGGCCGCAGGCAAAGAAGAGATGTTGATTATAGGAAGTTATATGAT GAAATGTTTGGGAAAGATGCTCCGCCATATGAGCAAATTAGTGAGGATGAAGATTGGGGTCCTGCCAAAAGAAAGCGAAGAGAGAAAGAGTCTGATGCTGCTAGTACCCTTATGACACTTTTTGAAAGTGAGAAAGTAAATTCAGATGTTGATGTTGAGGACGTGGGAAGGAAACTCCCTCCTGAAGCACAAATTAGGAGGTCATTTTTCAGAATTCCTCGGATTGCTGTTGAG AGGCTTCGTCAAGTTTTTGCTGAGAATGAACTCCCATCTAGAGATGTGAAGGAGAATCTATCAAAGGAATTAGGTCTCGATTCTGAAAAG GTTAGCAAATGGTTCAAAAATGCTCGTTATTTAGCTTTGAAAACAAGGAAG GCAGAGGGAGTAAAACAGGTTCACACTTTGAGTCCTGGTCCACACTTTATGTCAGACAATACCTCAACAGAAACTGTGGTTCATGTTGTAAAGAATAAGAAGCCGTGTCAGAGAAAGCGCCCAAAGTCGCTAAGCAGCCCTTCGAAGATGAAGCACCGCAAGAAATCCTCTGTGACGTCACCTGCAAATAGGAAGAAGGAG GAATCTGTGGAGTTGAGCGATGATGTGACCTTGAAGAAGCTCTTAAAAGAAAGGACTAAAGAGAAGAAGAAGCTCAATTTGTTTGCTGGGGTTGGATGTGAAGATGCAGAAGCAGAAATGGAGAGACTCTGTCAAGCCAAAGGTAGATTGGAAACTTTAAAGCAGAAACTGCTAAAATTTCAAAACAACAAATCTAACAACAAATCTAAACATCCTTTGAACGAGCCCTCTGTGATTTATGTTCCAGTGGCAGAGCTAAGGGAAAAGGCTTGA